One stretch of Armigeres subalbatus isolate Guangzhou_Male chromosome 2, GZ_Asu_2, whole genome shotgun sequence DNA includes these proteins:
- the LOC134209650 gene encoding 2-oxoglutarate dehydrogenase complex component E1-like isoform X9: MHRARTALQLIAHPAGQQSFGSWLIRNPSSKLTSELVAASSVKLYNSAAAEPFLNGSSSNYIDDMYNAWLRDPASVHASWDAYFRNNSYEAPPSLAPVPRNHVPASQYLGSAVPALAGGTSAVGTRIDDKLIDDHLAVQAIIRSYQIRGHNISKLDPLGISNVDLDDKIPTELLYSSYRFEEADMDRVFKLPSTTFIGGKEKFLPLREILSRLERAYCNKIGVEFMFINSLEQCNWIRERVETPNIMTYTNEEKRLLLARLTRATGFEAFLAKKFSSEKRFGLEGCEIMIPAMKEVIDVSTRLGVESIIMGMPHRGRLNVLANVCRKPLNQIFTQFAGLEAADDGSGDVKYHLGTYIERLNRVTNKNIRLAVVANPSHLEAVDPVVQGKTRAEQFYRGDGEGKKVMSILLHGDAAFSGQGVVYETMHLSDLPDYTTHGTIHIVVNNQIGFTTDPRHSRSSPYCTDVARVVNAPIFHVNSDDPEAVMHVCRVAAEWRATFHKDVIIDLVSYRRNGHNEIDEPMFTQPLMYKKIRGIKPVLDIYANQLIAEGVVSSEEVKSVKEKYEKICDEAMEQAKVETHIKYKDWLDSPWSGFFEGKDPLKVAPTGVIDETLVHIGNRFSAPPPNAAEFAIHKGLMRVIAARKEMVDNKTVDWALGEAMAFGSLLKEGIHVRLSGQDVERGTFSHRHHVLHHQTVDKATYRPLCHLYPDQAPYTVCNSSLSEFGVLGFELGYSMTNPNALVIWEAQFGDFNNTAQCIIDQFISSGQSKWVRQSGLVMLLPHGMEGMGPEHSSARAERFLQMCSDDPDYFPPESEEFAIRQLHDINWIVANCSTPANYFHIMRRQIALPFRKPLVLLTPKSLLRHPEAKSPFSEMTDGTEFQRIIPDASVASENPSSVKKLIFCSGRVYYDLIKARRERKLDSDIAISRLEQISPFPYDLIKAECAKYPNAELAWAQEEHKNQGYWTYIEPRFDTAINSTRDLSYVGRPCSASTATGSKAQHTKELKNLLDNAMAL, encoded by the exons ATGCATCGCGCAAGGACAGCTCTTCAGCTGATCGCTCACCCTGCTGGCCAGCAGAGCTTCGGATCCTGGTTAATCCGGAATCCATCATCGAAG CTTACCAGTGAACTGGTGGCAGCTTCGTCAGTTAAATTGTACAACTCGGCGGCTGCCGAACCTTTCCTCAATGGATCGTCGTCAAACTACATCGACGATATGTACAATGCCTGGCTGCGGGATCCAGCTTCAGTACATGCG TCATGGGATGCATACTTCCGAAACAACTCGTACGAAGCGCCACCATCGCTGGCCCCAGTTCCACGAAATCACGTTCCTGCTTCTCAATACCTTGGCAGTGCTGTACCAGCCCTGGCGGGTGGTACCTCTGCCGTCGGCACCCGCATCGATGACAAACTGATCGATGATCATTTGGCCGTGCAAGCCATCATCCGTAGTTACCAG ATTCGCGGTCATAACATTTCAAAACTAGACCCGCTCGGAATTAGTAACGTGGACCTAGATGATAAGATTCCAACGGAATTACTATACTCGTCCTATCGTTTCG AGGAAGCCGACATGGATCGTGTCTTCAAGCTTCCCAGTACCACCTTTATTGGCGGCAAGGAGAAATTCCTGCCGCTGCGGGAAATCTTGAGCCGTTTGGAGCGGGCCTATTGCAACAAAATCGGTGTCGAGTTCATGTTCATCAACTCGCTAGAACAGTGCAACTGGATCCGCGAACGCGTCGAGACGCCCAACATCATGACCTACACGAACGAAGAGAAGCGACTGCTATTGGCCCGTTTGACGCGAGCCACCGGTTTTGAGGCTTTCCTGGCCAAAAAGTTCTCGTCGGAGAAGCGTTTCGGTCTTGAAGGGTGTGAAATTATGATTCCGGCGATGAAGGAAGTTATCGACGTTTCGACTAGGTTGGGCGTGGAGTCGATCATCATGGGTATGCCCCATCGTGGACGTTTGAACGTGCTAGCCAACGTATGCCGCAAACCGCTGAATCAAATCTTCACCCAGTTTGCCGGTCTGGAGGCCGCTGATGAC GGCTCCGGTGATGTCAAATACCATTTGGGTACGTACATCGAACGTCTGAACCGCGTTACGAACAAGAACATTCGTCTGGCCGTTGTCGCCAATCCGTCCCATTTGGAGGCGGTTGACCCAGTTGTTCAGGGCAAAACCCGTGCCGAACAGTTCTACCGCGGTGACGGCGAGGGTAAGAAGGTCATGTCCATTCTGCTGCACGGTGATGCCGCTTTCTCCGGACAGGGTGTCGTGTACGAAACTATGCATTTGTCGGATTTGCCAGACTACACGACTCACGGTACAATTCACATCGTCGTGAACAACCAGATCGGTTTCACTACCGATCCACGTCACTCGCGTTCCTCGCCCTACTGTACGGACGTGGCCCGCGTCGTAAACGCCCCCATTTTCCACGTCAACTCGGACGACCCGGAAGCTGTGATGCATGTGTGCCGCGTCGCCGCCGAATGGCGAGCCACATTCCACAAGGATGTTATTATCGATTTGGTCAGTTACCGTCGTAACGGCCACAATGAAATTGATGAGCCCATGTTTACCCAACCTCTCATGTACAAAAAGATTCGCGGTATCAAGCCGGTCTTGGATATCTACGCTAATCAGTTGATTGCCGAAGGAGTCGTGTCGTCAGAGGAGGTTAAAAGCGTTAAGGAAAAATACGAGAAGATTTGCGACGAAGCTATGGAACAAGCCAAGGTTGAAACTCACATCAAGTACAAGGATTGGCTCGATTCCCCATGGTCCGGTTTCTTCGAAGGCAAAGATCCCCTGAAGGTTGCACCAACTGGTGTTATTGATGAAACCCTAGTGCACATCGGAAACCGATTCTCTGCTCCACCACCAAATGCCGCTGAATTCGCCATTCACAAGGGTTTGATGCGTGTGATTGCCGCTCGCAAAGAGATGGTTGACAATAAGACCGTTGATTGGGCTCTTGGTGAAGCTATGGCTTTCGGATCACTGTTGAAGGAAGGCATTCATGTGCGTCTCTCAGGGCAAGACGTCGAGCGTGGTACATTCTCACATCGTCACCATGTGCTACATCATCAAACTGTCGATAAGGCTACATACCGTCCCTTGTGCCATTTGTATCCCGATCAGGCCCCTTACACAGTATGCAACAGTTCCCTCTCTGAATTTGGTGTGCTGGGATTCGAGCTCGGCTATTCCATGACCAACCCGAATGCCCTCGTCATCTGGGAAGCACAGTTCGGAGATTTCAACAACACCGCTCAGTGTATTATCGATCAGTTCATCTCCTCAGGCCAGTCGAAGTGGGTTCGACAGAGTGGCTTGGTAATGCTGCTGCCCCACGGAATGGAAGGTATGGGACCAGAGCACTCGTCAGCCCGTGCTGAACGTTTCCTGCAgatgtgctctgatgatccgGACTATTTCCCACCAGAGTCCGAGGAGTTTGCCATTCGCCAGCTGCACGACATCAACTGGATTGTGGCCAACTGCTCCACACCCGCCAACTATTTCCACATCATGCGTCGACAGATTGCACTTCCCTTCCGCAAACCACTGGTGCTGTTGACACCCAAGTCGCTGCTGCGTCATCCGGAAGCTAAGAGTCCGTTCAGTGAAATGACTGATGGAACCGAATTCCAAAG AATCATCCCAGATGCGTCCGTAGCATCGGAGAACCCATCATCCGTGAAGAAACTAATCTTCTGCTCTGGACGTGTATACTATGATCTGATCAAGGCACGCCGAGAGCGCAAACTTGACAGTGACATCGCCATCAGCCGATTGGAACAG ATCTCTCCCTTCCCGTACGATCTGATCAAGGCTGAGTGTGCCAAGTATCCCAACGCAGAACTTGCGTGGGCACAGGAAGAACACAAAAACCAGGGCTACTGGACGTACATTGAACCGAGGTTCGATACCGCAATCAACTCGACCCGCGACCTCAG
- the LOC134209650 gene encoding 2-oxoglutarate dehydrogenase complex component E1-like isoform X1 has translation MHRARTALQLIAHPAGQQSFGSWLIRNPSSKLTSELVAASSVKLYNSAAAEPFLNGSSSNYIDDMYNAWLRDPASVHASWDAYFRNNSYEAPPSLAPVPRNHVPASQYLGSAVPALAGGTSAVGTRIDDKLIDDHLAVQAIIRSYQIRGHNISKLDPLGISNVDLDDKIPTELLYSSYRFDKRIFMSLEADVFQTVLTMIQKEADMDRVFKLPSTTFIGGKEKFLPLREILSRLERAYCNKIGVEFMFINSLEQCNWIRERVETPNIMTYTNEEKRLLLARLTRATGFEAFLAKKFSSEKRFGLEGCEIMIPAMKEVIDVSTRLGVESIIMGMPHRGRLNVLANVCRKPLNQIFTQFAGLEAADDGSGDVKYHLGTYIERLNRVTNKNIRLAVVANPSHLEAVDPVVQGKTRAEQFYRGDGEGKKVMSILLHGDAAFSGQGVVYETMHLSDLPDYTTHGTIHIVVNNQIGFTTDPRHSRSSPYCTDVARVVNAPIFHVNSDDPEAVMHVCRVAAEWRATFHKDVIIDLVSYRRNGHNEIDEPMFTQPLMYKKIRGIKPVLDIYANQLIAEGVVSSEEVKSVKEKYEKICDEAMEQAKVETHIKYKDWLDSPWSGFFEGKDPLKVAPTGVIDETLVHIGNRFSAPPPNAAEFAIHKGLMRVIAARKEMVDNKTVDWALGEAMAFGSLLKEGIHVRLSGQDVERGTFSHRHHVLHHQTVDKATYRPLCHLYPDQAPYTVCNSSLSEFGVLGFELGYSMTNPNALVIWEAQFGDFNNTAQCIIDQFISSGQSKWVRQSGLVMLLPHGMEGMGPEHSSARAERFLQMCSDDPDYFPPESEEFAIRQLHDINWIVANCSTPANYFHIMRRQIALPFRKPLVLLTPKSLLRHPEAKSPFSEMTDGTEFQRIIPDASVASENPSSVKKLIFCSGRVYYDLIKARRERKLDSDIAISRLEQISPFPYDLIKAECAKYPNAELAWAQEEHKNQGYWTYIEPRFDTAINSTRDLRYVGRATSASSATGSKASHEHELEEFINQAMSLNLILKTDESTGGHDPNHSNYCPDRIIDPCTPMPPDGSKKSCLSFKNIRLINQPSL, from the exons ATGCATCGCGCAAGGACAGCTCTTCAGCTGATCGCTCACCCTGCTGGCCAGCAGAGCTTCGGATCCTGGTTAATCCGGAATCCATCATCGAAG CTTACCAGTGAACTGGTGGCAGCTTCGTCAGTTAAATTGTACAACTCGGCGGCTGCCGAACCTTTCCTCAATGGATCGTCGTCAAACTACATCGACGATATGTACAATGCCTGGCTGCGGGATCCAGCTTCAGTACATGCG TCATGGGATGCATACTTCCGAAACAACTCGTACGAAGCGCCACCATCGCTGGCCCCAGTTCCACGAAATCACGTTCCTGCTTCTCAATACCTTGGCAGTGCTGTACCAGCCCTGGCGGGTGGTACCTCTGCCGTCGGCACCCGCATCGATGACAAACTGATCGATGATCATTTGGCCGTGCAAGCCATCATCCGTAGTTACCAG ATTCGCGGTCATAACATTTCAAAACTAGACCCGCTCGGAATTAGTAACGTGGACCTAGATGATAAGATTCCAACGGAATTACTATACTCGTCCTATCGTTTCG ATAAGCGGATTTTCATGAGCTTAGAGGCTGACGTTTTTCAAACTGTGTTGACAATGATCCAAA AGGAAGCCGACATGGATCGTGTCTTCAAGCTTCCCAGTACCACCTTTATTGGCGGCAAGGAGAAATTCCTGCCGCTGCGGGAAATCTTGAGCCGTTTGGAGCGGGCCTATTGCAACAAAATCGGTGTCGAGTTCATGTTCATCAACTCGCTAGAACAGTGCAACTGGATCCGCGAACGCGTCGAGACGCCCAACATCATGACCTACACGAACGAAGAGAAGCGACTGCTATTGGCCCGTTTGACGCGAGCCACCGGTTTTGAGGCTTTCCTGGCCAAAAAGTTCTCGTCGGAGAAGCGTTTCGGTCTTGAAGGGTGTGAAATTATGATTCCGGCGATGAAGGAAGTTATCGACGTTTCGACTAGGTTGGGCGTGGAGTCGATCATCATGGGTATGCCCCATCGTGGACGTTTGAACGTGCTAGCCAACGTATGCCGCAAACCGCTGAATCAAATCTTCACCCAGTTTGCCGGTCTGGAGGCCGCTGATGAC GGCTCCGGTGATGTCAAATACCATTTGGGTACGTACATCGAACGTCTGAACCGCGTTACGAACAAGAACATTCGTCTGGCCGTTGTCGCCAATCCGTCCCATTTGGAGGCGGTTGACCCAGTTGTTCAGGGCAAAACCCGTGCCGAACAGTTCTACCGCGGTGACGGCGAGGGTAAGAAGGTCATGTCCATTCTGCTGCACGGTGATGCCGCTTTCTCCGGACAGGGTGTCGTGTACGAAACTATGCATTTGTCGGATTTGCCAGACTACACGACTCACGGTACAATTCACATCGTCGTGAACAACCAGATCGGTTTCACTACCGATCCACGTCACTCGCGTTCCTCGCCCTACTGTACGGACGTGGCCCGCGTCGTAAACGCCCCCATTTTCCACGTCAACTCGGACGACCCGGAAGCTGTGATGCATGTGTGCCGCGTCGCCGCCGAATGGCGAGCCACATTCCACAAGGATGTTATTATCGATTTGGTCAGTTACCGTCGTAACGGCCACAATGAAATTGATGAGCCCATGTTTACCCAACCTCTCATGTACAAAAAGATTCGCGGTATCAAGCCGGTCTTGGATATCTACGCTAATCAGTTGATTGCCGAAGGAGTCGTGTCGTCAGAGGAGGTTAAAAGCGTTAAGGAAAAATACGAGAAGATTTGCGACGAAGCTATGGAACAAGCCAAGGTTGAAACTCACATCAAGTACAAGGATTGGCTCGATTCCCCATGGTCCGGTTTCTTCGAAGGCAAAGATCCCCTGAAGGTTGCACCAACTGGTGTTATTGATGAAACCCTAGTGCACATCGGAAACCGATTCTCTGCTCCACCACCAAATGCCGCTGAATTCGCCATTCACAAGGGTTTGATGCGTGTGATTGCCGCTCGCAAAGAGATGGTTGACAATAAGACCGTTGATTGGGCTCTTGGTGAAGCTATGGCTTTCGGATCACTGTTGAAGGAAGGCATTCATGTGCGTCTCTCAGGGCAAGACGTCGAGCGTGGTACATTCTCACATCGTCACCATGTGCTACATCATCAAACTGTCGATAAGGCTACATACCGTCCCTTGTGCCATTTGTATCCCGATCAGGCCCCTTACACAGTATGCAACAGTTCCCTCTCTGAATTTGGTGTGCTGGGATTCGAGCTCGGCTATTCCATGACCAACCCGAATGCCCTCGTCATCTGGGAAGCACAGTTCGGAGATTTCAACAACACCGCTCAGTGTATTATCGATCAGTTCATCTCCTCAGGCCAGTCGAAGTGGGTTCGACAGAGTGGCTTGGTAATGCTGCTGCCCCACGGAATGGAAGGTATGGGACCAGAGCACTCGTCAGCCCGTGCTGAACGTTTCCTGCAgatgtgctctgatgatccgGACTATTTCCCACCAGAGTCCGAGGAGTTTGCCATTCGCCAGCTGCACGACATCAACTGGATTGTGGCCAACTGCTCCACACCCGCCAACTATTTCCACATCATGCGTCGACAGATTGCACTTCCCTTCCGCAAACCACTGGTGCTGTTGACACCCAAGTCGCTGCTGCGTCATCCGGAAGCTAAGAGTCCGTTCAGTGAAATGACTGATGGAACCGAATTCCAAAG AATCATCCCAGATGCGTCCGTAGCATCGGAGAACCCATCATCCGTGAAGAAACTAATCTTCTGCTCTGGACGTGTATACTATGATCTGATCAAGGCACGCCGAGAGCGCAAACTTGACAGTGACATCGCCATCAGCCGATTGGAACAG ATCTCTCCCTTCCCGTACGATCTGATCAAGGCTGAGTGTGCCAAGTATCCCAACGCAGAACTTGCGTGGGCACAGGAAGAACACAAAAACCAGGGCTACTGGACGTACATTGAACCGAGGTTCGATACCGCAATCAACTCGACCCGCGACCTCAG
- the LOC134209650 gene encoding 2-oxoglutarate dehydrogenase complex component E1-like isoform X7: MHRARTALQLIAHPAGQQSFGSWLIRNPSSKLTSELVAASSVKLYNSAAAEPFLNGSSSNYIDDMYNAWLRDPASVHASWDAYFRNNSYEAPPSLAPVPRNHVPASQYLGSAVPALAGGTSAVGTRIDDKLIDDHLAVQAIIRSYQIRGHNISKLDPLGISNVDLDDKIPTELLYSSYRFDKRIFMSLEADVFQTVLTMIQKEADMDRVFKLPSTTFIGGKEKFLPLREILSRLERAYCNKIGVEFMFINSLEQCNWIRERVETPNIMTYTNEEKRLLLARLTRATGFEAFLAKKFSSEKRFGLEGCEIMIPAMKEVIDVSTRLGVESIIMGMPHRGRLNVLANVCRKPLNQIFTQFAGLEAADDGSGDVKYHLGTYIERLNRVTNKNIRLAVVANPSHLEAVDPVVQGKTRAEQFYRGDGEGKKVMSILLHGDAAFSGQGVVYETMHLSDLPDYTTHGTIHIVVNNQIGFTTDPRHSRSSPYCTDVARVVNAPIFHVNSDDPEAVMHVCRVAAEWRATFHKDVIIDLVSYRRNGHNEIDEPMFTQPLMYKKIRGIKPVLDIYANQLIAEGVVSSEEVKSVKEKYEKICDEAMEQAKVETHIKYKDWLDSPWSGFFEGKDPLKVAPTGVIDETLVHIGNRFSAPPPNAAEFAIHKGLMRVIAARKEMVDNKTVDWALGEAMAFGSLLKEGIHVRLSGQDVERGTFSHRHHVLHHQTVDKATYRPLCHLYPDQAPYTVCNSSLSEFGVLGFELGYSMTNPNALVIWEAQFGDFNNTAQCIIDQFISSGQSKWVRQSGLVMLLPHGMEGMGPEHSSARAERFLQMCSDDPDYFPPESEEFAIRQLHDINWIVANCSTPANYFHIMRRQIALPFRKPLVLLTPKSLLRHPEAKSPFSEMTDGTEFQRIIPDASVASENPSSVKKLIFCSGRVYYDLIKARRERKLDSDIAISRLEQISPFPYDLIKAECAKYPNAELAWAQEEHKNQGYWTYIEPRFDTAINSTRDLSYVGRPCSASTATGSKAQHTKELKNLLDNAMAL, from the exons ATGCATCGCGCAAGGACAGCTCTTCAGCTGATCGCTCACCCTGCTGGCCAGCAGAGCTTCGGATCCTGGTTAATCCGGAATCCATCATCGAAG CTTACCAGTGAACTGGTGGCAGCTTCGTCAGTTAAATTGTACAACTCGGCGGCTGCCGAACCTTTCCTCAATGGATCGTCGTCAAACTACATCGACGATATGTACAATGCCTGGCTGCGGGATCCAGCTTCAGTACATGCG TCATGGGATGCATACTTCCGAAACAACTCGTACGAAGCGCCACCATCGCTGGCCCCAGTTCCACGAAATCACGTTCCTGCTTCTCAATACCTTGGCAGTGCTGTACCAGCCCTGGCGGGTGGTACCTCTGCCGTCGGCACCCGCATCGATGACAAACTGATCGATGATCATTTGGCCGTGCAAGCCATCATCCGTAGTTACCAG ATTCGCGGTCATAACATTTCAAAACTAGACCCGCTCGGAATTAGTAACGTGGACCTAGATGATAAGATTCCAACGGAATTACTATACTCGTCCTATCGTTTCG ATAAGCGGATTTTCATGAGCTTAGAGGCTGACGTTTTTCAAACTGTGTTGACAATGATCCAAA AGGAAGCCGACATGGATCGTGTCTTCAAGCTTCCCAGTACCACCTTTATTGGCGGCAAGGAGAAATTCCTGCCGCTGCGGGAAATCTTGAGCCGTTTGGAGCGGGCCTATTGCAACAAAATCGGTGTCGAGTTCATGTTCATCAACTCGCTAGAACAGTGCAACTGGATCCGCGAACGCGTCGAGACGCCCAACATCATGACCTACACGAACGAAGAGAAGCGACTGCTATTGGCCCGTTTGACGCGAGCCACCGGTTTTGAGGCTTTCCTGGCCAAAAAGTTCTCGTCGGAGAAGCGTTTCGGTCTTGAAGGGTGTGAAATTATGATTCCGGCGATGAAGGAAGTTATCGACGTTTCGACTAGGTTGGGCGTGGAGTCGATCATCATGGGTATGCCCCATCGTGGACGTTTGAACGTGCTAGCCAACGTATGCCGCAAACCGCTGAATCAAATCTTCACCCAGTTTGCCGGTCTGGAGGCCGCTGATGAC GGCTCCGGTGATGTCAAATACCATTTGGGTACGTACATCGAACGTCTGAACCGCGTTACGAACAAGAACATTCGTCTGGCCGTTGTCGCCAATCCGTCCCATTTGGAGGCGGTTGACCCAGTTGTTCAGGGCAAAACCCGTGCCGAACAGTTCTACCGCGGTGACGGCGAGGGTAAGAAGGTCATGTCCATTCTGCTGCACGGTGATGCCGCTTTCTCCGGACAGGGTGTCGTGTACGAAACTATGCATTTGTCGGATTTGCCAGACTACACGACTCACGGTACAATTCACATCGTCGTGAACAACCAGATCGGTTTCACTACCGATCCACGTCACTCGCGTTCCTCGCCCTACTGTACGGACGTGGCCCGCGTCGTAAACGCCCCCATTTTCCACGTCAACTCGGACGACCCGGAAGCTGTGATGCATGTGTGCCGCGTCGCCGCCGAATGGCGAGCCACATTCCACAAGGATGTTATTATCGATTTGGTCAGTTACCGTCGTAACGGCCACAATGAAATTGATGAGCCCATGTTTACCCAACCTCTCATGTACAAAAAGATTCGCGGTATCAAGCCGGTCTTGGATATCTACGCTAATCAGTTGATTGCCGAAGGAGTCGTGTCGTCAGAGGAGGTTAAAAGCGTTAAGGAAAAATACGAGAAGATTTGCGACGAAGCTATGGAACAAGCCAAGGTTGAAACTCACATCAAGTACAAGGATTGGCTCGATTCCCCATGGTCCGGTTTCTTCGAAGGCAAAGATCCCCTGAAGGTTGCACCAACTGGTGTTATTGATGAAACCCTAGTGCACATCGGAAACCGATTCTCTGCTCCACCACCAAATGCCGCTGAATTCGCCATTCACAAGGGTTTGATGCGTGTGATTGCCGCTCGCAAAGAGATGGTTGACAATAAGACCGTTGATTGGGCTCTTGGTGAAGCTATGGCTTTCGGATCACTGTTGAAGGAAGGCATTCATGTGCGTCTCTCAGGGCAAGACGTCGAGCGTGGTACATTCTCACATCGTCACCATGTGCTACATCATCAAACTGTCGATAAGGCTACATACCGTCCCTTGTGCCATTTGTATCCCGATCAGGCCCCTTACACAGTATGCAACAGTTCCCTCTCTGAATTTGGTGTGCTGGGATTCGAGCTCGGCTATTCCATGACCAACCCGAATGCCCTCGTCATCTGGGAAGCACAGTTCGGAGATTTCAACAACACCGCTCAGTGTATTATCGATCAGTTCATCTCCTCAGGCCAGTCGAAGTGGGTTCGACAGAGTGGCTTGGTAATGCTGCTGCCCCACGGAATGGAAGGTATGGGACCAGAGCACTCGTCAGCCCGTGCTGAACGTTTCCTGCAgatgtgctctgatgatccgGACTATTTCCCACCAGAGTCCGAGGAGTTTGCCATTCGCCAGCTGCACGACATCAACTGGATTGTGGCCAACTGCTCCACACCCGCCAACTATTTCCACATCATGCGTCGACAGATTGCACTTCCCTTCCGCAAACCACTGGTGCTGTTGACACCCAAGTCGCTGCTGCGTCATCCGGAAGCTAAGAGTCCGTTCAGTGAAATGACTGATGGAACCGAATTCCAAAG AATCATCCCAGATGCGTCCGTAGCATCGGAGAACCCATCATCCGTGAAGAAACTAATCTTCTGCTCTGGACGTGTATACTATGATCTGATCAAGGCACGCCGAGAGCGCAAACTTGACAGTGACATCGCCATCAGCCGATTGGAACAG ATCTCTCCCTTCCCGTACGATCTGATCAAGGCTGAGTGTGCCAAGTATCCCAACGCAGAACTTGCGTGGGCACAGGAAGAACACAAAAACCAGGGCTACTGGACGTACATTGAACCGAGGTTCGATACCGCAATCAACTCGACCCGCGACCTCAG